The Vannielia litorea genome segment CAGATCGCCAGCGGCGCGGCAGGCATCCACCATCGCCCGGTTGTCCTTGCCGTGGCAAGTCGCCTGCACGATCACGTTGCGCGAAAACCCCAGATAATCCCGCAATTCGAACAGCTTGTCCTTGCCCGCGTTGCAGGGCGTGTACTTCCGTTCCGGCGCAAAGGGAAACTCCGGCGAAGGCCCGAACACGTGGCAATGCGCATCCACCGCCCCCTCGGGCAGCTTGAAATCCGGCTTCTTCGGGCTGGGGTGAAACTCCAGCCAATCCGCATCCATCACCTGCACGTCGCTCATGCAAAAACCTCCCCGTCCATCAGTTTGCGCGCCGTCCGTAGGATCGCCGCCTCTGTCACTTCGCCACCGTCCACGGTGGCCACCACCGTCATCTCGCCCGTGGGGTGCTCTACCGACAAGGCCCGCTCCCGGCCTTCGCCGCGCTGGGCGAGGTCATAGGCAGGCGAGCCTTCCGTCAGGCAGGCCGTCGCCACGCTCACCGCGCCCAGAACGCCAATTGTCTTGTGGCAGCGGTGCGGAATGAACGTCCGTGTCGAGATCGCCCCCGCCTTCGGCGCGCTCACCATCGTCATCTTCGGCACCGACTTCTCGGTGACATCCCCAAGGTTCATCATTGGCCCCGCCTTCAGCCGGATCGCCTCCAGCTTCTCACGCAGCGCCTCATTGCCTTCAAGCTCCTCCGGCGTCTCCTCGCCCGAAATCCCCATATCGGCGGCCCGCATCACCACGCAGGGCATGCCATTGTCGATCAGGGTGCACGCCACACCCTCGATCTCGTCACAGGCATTCCCGGTGGGCAGCAGCGCCCCGCAGCTCGACCCGGCGGTATCCTTGAAGGCAATCGGCACCGCCGCCGCCGTCCCCGGCACACCATCAATCTTCGCCTCACCGGCATAGCTCACCTTGCCCTCCGGCGTGCTCACCCGCGCCACGGCGATCTGGCCGGTGTTCTCCATGTAGATCGTCACAGGCGTCTCACCGTCCTGC includes the following:
- a CDS encoding 4-oxalomesaconate tautomerase, whose translation is MSDGTRCMWMRGGTSKGGYFLAADLPEARDAFLLRVMGSPDIRQIDGMGGADPLTSKVAVVKASERDGVDVDYLFLQVFTDQPIVTDAQNCGNILAGVGPFAIERGLVQAQDGETPVTIYMENTGQIAVARVSTPEGKVSYAGEAKIDGVPGTAAAVPIAFKDTAGSSCGALLPTGNACDEIEGVACTLIDNGMPCVVMRAADMGISGEETPEELEGNEALREKLEAIRLKAGPMMNLGDVTEKSVPKMTMVSAPKAGAISTRTFIPHRCHKTIGVLGAVSVATACLTEGSPAYDLAQRGEGRERALSVEHPTGEMTVVATVDGGEVTEAAILRTARKLMDGEVFA